One Gelria sp. Kuro-4 DNA segment encodes these proteins:
- a CDS encoding glycyl-radical enzyme activating protein → MAGRGLIFNIQRFSLHDGPGIRTTVFLKGCPLRCIWCSNPESQSRRPELAHLEFRCQQCDVCLKVCERQAIKPTFGKLKRVDRRKCNLCGRCVEICPQNAWRVYGTEVTVDQVLSEVVRDREFYRKLHGGMTLSGGEPLMQPSFALELLKAARSEGLHTALETSGYGSWKHLERMARYLDLVLLDIKHMDSTEHQLLTGKGNEVVLENARRLAEVGLEVVLRLPVIPTMNDSKENLTALGAFAQSLGIKRIDILPFHQLGESKYARLGKRYRLKGKAALEKKQVLPAKQLLSNFVPEVTIGGA, encoded by the coding sequence ATGGCTGGACGCGGTCTCATCTTCAACATCCAGCGTTTCAGCCTTCACGACGGGCCGGGAATTCGAACCACTGTCTTCCTTAAGGGATGCCCTCTTCGATGCATCTGGTGCTCCAACCCCGAGTCGCAAAGTAGGCGTCCAGAACTGGCCCATCTAGAATTCCGGTGTCAACAGTGCGACGTCTGCCTCAAAGTTTGCGAACGCCAGGCAATCAAGCCGACATTCGGGAAGCTGAAGAGGGTTGATCGGCGGAAGTGCAATCTCTGCGGGCGTTGCGTAGAGATCTGCCCGCAAAATGCATGGAGGGTCTACGGCACTGAAGTGACCGTTGACCAGGTCCTTTCCGAAGTGGTGCGAGACCGCGAATTCTACCGTAAGTTACATGGGGGTATGACCCTGAGCGGCGGGGAACCGCTGATGCAGCCTTCTTTCGCCCTGGAGTTGCTCAAAGCTGCCCGCAGCGAGGGACTCCACACCGCCCTGGAAACTTCGGGATACGGCAGCTGGAAGCACTTGGAGCGGATGGCGCGGTATTTGGACCTAGTGCTCTTGGACATAAAGCACATGGACTCTACGGAGCACCAACTCTTAACCGGTAAAGGTAACGAGGTCGTGCTTGAGAACGCCCGGCGCTTGGCCGAGGTTGGGTTAGAGGTTGTGCTTCGGTTGCCTGTGATTCCGACGATGAACGATTCGAAGGAGAACCTGACGGCCCTGGGTGCTTTCGCCCAGTCCCTCGGGATTAAGAGGATTGACATCCTGCCATTCCATCAACTTGGCGAGAGCAAGTACGCGCGCTTAGGAAAGCGCTACCGTCTGAAAGGGAAGGCGGCCCTGGAAAAGAAGCAGGTTCTACCGGCCAAGCAGTTATTGAGCAATTTTGTCCCCGAAGTAACGATCGGGGGAGCATAG